In Hydrogenovibrio marinus, a single genomic region encodes these proteins:
- a CDS encoding DUF4395 domain-containing protein, with product MSKFFNDISDVVKNLWFRDTKEDAIYINDVAVRIRAGMLLFISIYMSFTLWNAFFVSHWVVDGNTAIDSGDMDWDNNIIYSVHAIKRVYDWTFQTYLLWYGLFEMLAGMSTITARLSPTIYIASFLAKRTAKPIWKPLAPKRFAWTIGASIIATCLVFFNPDVFANWVNTIFQHEVLPTDRQYMSYYIPLSLVWVCLGFMWMEAVMGFCVGCKVHALLVKVGILKDECEACNNIDWDEIARKNQERLAKEAAAQQSTEQHAS from the coding sequence ATGTCTAAATTTTTTAACGACATCTCAGACGTTGTCAAAAATCTTTGGTTCAGAGATACCAAAGAAGACGCTATTTATATTAATGATGTCGCTGTTCGTATCCGTGCCGGGATGCTTTTATTTATTTCTATTTATATGAGTTTCACACTTTGGAACGCTTTCTTCGTCTCTCACTGGGTAGTAGACGGTAACACTGCTATTGATAGCGGTGATATGGATTGGGACAACAATATCATTTACAGCGTACATGCTATCAAGCGCGTGTATGACTGGACTTTCCAAACCTATTTGCTTTGGTATGGTTTATTTGAAATGTTGGCTGGTATGTCGACCATTACCGCACGTTTATCGCCAACCATCTATATTGCTTCGTTCCTAGCTAAGAGAACCGCTAAGCCAATCTGGAAGCCTTTGGCGCCTAAACGTTTTGCTTGGACAATTGGTGCGTCAATCATTGCAACGTGTTTGGTGTTCTTCAACCCTGATGTATTCGCAAACTGGGTCAATACCATTTTCCAACATGAAGTACTGCCAACGGATCGCCAATATATGTCTTACTACATTCCTTTATCTTTGGTTTGGGTATGTCTTGGCTTTATGTGGATGGAAGCGGTCATGGGCTTCTGTGTAGGCTGTAAAGTACACGCTTTGTTGGTGAAAGTCGGCATTTTGAAAGACGAATGCGAAGCTTGTAACAACATCGACTGGGATGAGATTGCACGTAAAAACCAAGAACGCTTGGCGAAAGAAGCGGCGGCTCAACAGTCAACGGAGCAACACGCCTCTTAA